A part of Paraburkholderia largidicola genomic DNA contains:
- a CDS encoding DUF3300 domain-containing protein, with protein MSIRIARLLSTSLVVLLAGCPSKQQDQQTQTQAASAPASVPASAPASAPAVASVAAPASVPLPASAPESQAQQFPPEELEALVAPIALYPDSLLSQILMASTYPLEIVHAARWVKTHKNLKGDAAVQAVQDQPWDVSVKSLVAFPQVLEPMNDKLDWTQRLGDAFLANEKDVLDAVQRLRMRAQKAGHLASNEQQKVIVEAPAAPGAGGQAAPAQQTIVRIEPSNPQVVYVPAYNPTVVYGGWSAPAYPPTYWPPYPAYYPGAALASGFAWGLGIAAAGAIFSNCNWGGGDVNINVNKAANIDRNFDRTKVEGGKWKHDAGHRQGVAYRDNATRNKYANGVQGADARRDYRGRTGGATERAGVANRAEGTNRTGRQNNVSTADRAGRSAGAGNRSDKTARSATAGNRAQTANRTAGAGANHRAQTANRDAAAGNRAQTSNRSAAASNRAQTPTRVGSSNAQTGFGGAGGGGGRDSAFQGVGGGAGATQRDFNRGQASAQSSNFNRGGGAARGGGGGGRGGRR; from the coding sequence ATGTCGATACGGATTGCACGACTGTTGAGCACCAGCCTCGTCGTCCTGCTGGCGGGCTGCCCATCGAAACAACAGGATCAGCAGACTCAGACCCAGGCCGCTTCGGCGCCGGCTTCTGTGCCCGCTTCCGCGCCAGCGTCGGCGCCGGCCGTGGCATCTGTCGCGGCCCCTGCGTCCGTACCGCTCCCCGCCTCGGCGCCCGAGTCTCAGGCCCAGCAATTCCCGCCGGAAGAACTCGAGGCGTTAGTCGCGCCGATTGCGCTCTATCCCGACTCGCTGTTATCGCAAATCCTGATGGCGTCGACCTATCCGCTCGAGATCGTGCACGCTGCCCGTTGGGTGAAAACGCATAAGAACCTGAAGGGCGATGCCGCCGTGCAAGCAGTGCAAGACCAGCCGTGGGACGTCAGCGTGAAGTCGCTGGTGGCGTTTCCGCAGGTGCTGGAGCCGATGAACGACAAGCTCGACTGGACCCAAAGGCTCGGCGATGCGTTCCTGGCCAATGAGAAGGACGTGCTCGACGCGGTGCAGCGGTTGAGGATGCGTGCGCAAAAGGCCGGACACCTGGCGTCTAACGAACAACAGAAGGTCATTGTCGAAGCACCTGCTGCTCCGGGTGCAGGCGGCCAGGCCGCTCCCGCGCAGCAAACCATCGTGCGCATCGAGCCATCCAATCCCCAGGTCGTCTACGTGCCCGCCTACAACCCCACCGTCGTCTACGGCGGCTGGAGCGCGCCCGCCTATCCGCCGACCTACTGGCCGCCGTATCCCGCCTACTACCCCGGCGCCGCGCTTGCGAGCGGGTTCGCATGGGGGCTCGGCATCGCCGCAGCGGGCGCAATCTTCAGCAACTGCAACTGGGGCGGCGGCGACGTCAACATCAACGTGAACAAGGCCGCCAACATCGACCGGAATTTCGACCGCACCAAGGTAGAGGGCGGCAAATGGAAACACGATGCGGGACATCGTCAGGGCGTCGCCTATCGTGACAATGCGACTCGCAACAAGTACGCGAACGGTGTCCAGGGCGCCGACGCGCGACGCGATTATCGCGGTCGCACCGGCGGCGCCACCGAGCGTGCGGGAGTCGCCAATCGGGCGGAAGGCACAAATCGCACCGGTCGTCAGAACAATGTGAGTACCGCCGACCGCGCAGGCCGAAGCGCAGGCGCCGGCAATCGGTCCGACAAGACGGCCCGAAGTGCTACAGCCGGCAACCGCGCACAGACGGCCAACCGGACCGCTGGCGCTGGCGCCAACCATCGCGCGCAGACAGCCAACCGCGACGCCGCAGCCGGCAATCGCGCGCAGACGTCCAATCGAAGTGCGGCCGCGAGCAATCGCGCGCAAACACCCACGCGTGTCGGCTCGTCGAACGCACAGACCGGCTTCGGAGGTGCAGGCGGGGGCGGCGGCCGCGACTCGGCATTCCAGGGCGTCGGCGGGGGTGCGGGGGCGACGCAGCGGGACTTCAATCGTGGGCAGGCGAGCGCACAGTCTTCGAACTTCAACCGTGGGGGCGGCGCAGCACGTGGCGGCGGCGGAGGCGGACGTGGCGGCCGACGTTAG
- a CDS encoding SLC13 family permease has protein sequence MRRLSAKDLDGDMSQVQIYITVAVFAAVILLIAFNVIDMAVAALTGACILIALGILDEQDLVEATRTAAGPLGLLFGGMVVARVLATTGLFDVIGDVYLRATGGSGTRFLLMLIALVAPICAVLPNATTVILLAPIIVRVCIALDADYVRPMVLTAIISNSAGLLTLVGDPATFLVGSAIGMTFGEYLRRVSLGGLIAVLVIVPLLPVLMRDLWDLKRALPPRGPAKRIERPVYATLAGAVLFFMIALFVFGENLPTRIVPPAVALIASALALLVGFAAKVEPTDNVLRDVDWKTLVFLASIFCLVQAMAKTGLLQILAFKLYQVFGVQLTLVALTLLAGIGLLSSLLANVPVAAASIVMVKGYLVMAEVVPETALSAGFSQWPAASVPVFIGMMFGATLGGNATLVGAAANIVAAGICARQGRPITFGTFLRYGLPITLAQLAMSALYLLALTRFLR, from the coding sequence ATGCGCCGCCTTTCCGCTAAAGATCTGGACGGTGACATGAGCCAGGTGCAGATCTATATCACGGTTGCCGTATTCGCGGCCGTCATTCTGCTGATCGCATTCAATGTGATCGACATGGCCGTCGCGGCATTGACGGGCGCATGCATCCTGATTGCGCTCGGCATCCTGGACGAGCAGGACCTCGTGGAGGCGACCCGCACGGCTGCCGGTCCGCTTGGCTTGCTGTTCGGCGGCATGGTCGTGGCACGCGTCCTCGCCACCACGGGCCTGTTCGACGTCATCGGCGACGTCTATCTCCGGGCGACGGGCGGAAGCGGAACCCGCTTTCTGCTGATGCTGATCGCGCTGGTCGCGCCAATCTGCGCGGTGTTACCGAATGCCACGACGGTCATTCTTCTTGCGCCCATCATCGTGCGCGTGTGTATTGCGCTCGACGCTGACTACGTCAGGCCTATGGTGCTGACGGCGATCATCAGCAACTCGGCTGGATTGCTCACGCTAGTGGGCGATCCAGCAACCTTCCTGGTGGGAAGCGCGATCGGCATGACCTTTGGCGAGTACCTGCGCCGTGTGTCGCTCGGAGGGCTGATCGCGGTGCTTGTCATCGTCCCGCTTCTGCCCGTTCTGATGCGGGACCTGTGGGACCTGAAGCGCGCGTTGCCGCCGCGCGGCCCGGCGAAACGGATTGAACGGCCGGTGTATGCGACGCTCGCTGGCGCCGTGCTCTTTTTCATGATCGCGTTATTCGTATTCGGCGAAAACCTGCCGACGCGTATCGTGCCGCCCGCGGTCGCGCTGATCGCAAGCGCGCTCGCATTACTGGTGGGCTTTGCCGCCAAAGTCGAACCCACCGATAACGTACTGCGCGACGTGGACTGGAAAACCCTGGTCTTTCTTGCGAGCATCTTCTGTCTGGTACAAGCCATGGCGAAGACAGGACTGCTCCAGATCCTGGCGTTCAAGCTGTATCAGGTATTCGGCGTGCAGTTGACGCTCGTTGCGCTGACGCTGCTCGCTGGCATTGGGCTGCTGTCGAGCCTGCTTGCCAATGTACCTGTCGCCGCCGCGTCGATCGTCATGGTCAAGGGTTATCTCGTGATGGCCGAAGTCGTGCCTGAAACCGCGCTTTCGGCGGGCTTTTCCCAATGGCCCGCCGCGTCAGTGCCGGTATTCATCGGCATGATGTTCGGCGCAACCCTCGGTGGCAATGCGACGCTCGTCGGCGCAGCGGCTAACATCGTTGCGGCGGGCATTTGCGCGCGTCAAGGAAGGCCCATCACGTTTGGCACATTCCTTCGGTATGGATTGCCCATCACGCTGGCGCAGCTTGCCATGTCCGCTTTGTATTTGCTCGCTTTGACGCGCTTCTTACGTTGA
- a CDS encoding amino acid ABC transporter substrate-binding protein, giving the protein MVRLAQCGAAVLAVCLFLIAVSTHARAADGDTLAQVRARGVVRCGVSEGVQGFSIKDRSGLWSGIDVDFCRAVAAAALGDPSKVAYVPLRAAARFPALTEGMIDLLARNTTWTLRREAALKVQFAGVLFYDTQGFLVRSARGVQTAAGLKGATVCVEKGTSTQVHLRDYSADNQLEIIPLVIDSAIEARRAFFAGRCSAYAADSAQLAAVRLEAPDGPQSVQLLPERIAKEPLSPAVRGGDQSWLTLVRWVLFALVAAEELGVTRDNLQSRLSEVAVRRALADGDESDRSLGVETGWRARAVQSAGNYGEMFDRNLGPGTSLKLDRGLNRLWTQGGLMYAPPFR; this is encoded by the coding sequence TTGGTACGTCTCGCACAATGCGGCGCGGCAGTCCTGGCGGTCTGCCTCTTCCTCATAGCGGTTTCAACCCATGCGCGCGCAGCCGACGGCGACACGCTCGCGCAGGTACGAGCACGCGGCGTGGTGAGATGCGGTGTCAGCGAAGGCGTCCAGGGGTTTTCCATCAAGGATCGATCCGGGCTCTGGAGCGGAATCGATGTGGACTTCTGTCGCGCGGTGGCCGCTGCGGCGTTGGGCGATCCATCCAAAGTGGCTTATGTGCCGCTCAGAGCTGCCGCGCGTTTCCCGGCACTCACAGAAGGCATGATCGATCTTCTCGCCCGCAACACCACGTGGACGCTGCGCCGCGAAGCGGCACTCAAGGTGCAGTTCGCGGGCGTTCTCTTTTATGACACGCAGGGATTCCTCGTGCGTAGCGCGCGCGGCGTCCAGACGGCCGCTGGGCTGAAGGGCGCAACAGTGTGTGTCGAAAAAGGAACCTCCACGCAGGTGCATTTGCGCGACTACTCCGCCGACAACCAGCTGGAAATCATACCGTTGGTGATCGACTCCGCCATCGAAGCGCGCCGGGCTTTTTTCGCAGGGCGTTGCAGTGCCTATGCAGCCGATTCGGCACAGCTCGCGGCAGTGCGCCTGGAAGCTCCCGATGGGCCGCAATCCGTGCAGCTCCTGCCGGAGCGGATCGCCAAAGAACCGCTCAGCCCAGCCGTTCGCGGCGGAGATCAAAGCTGGTTGACGCTCGTACGCTGGGTGCTGTTCGCGCTGGTGGCGGCAGAAGAGTTGGGTGTCACGCGCGATAACCTGCAATCGCGCCTGAGCGAAGTGGCAGTCAGGCGCGCGCTCGCCGATGGCGACGAAAGCGATCGCAGCCTGGGCGTCGAAACAGGCTGGCGGGCTCGCGCCGTGCAAAGTGCCGGCAACTACGGGGAAATGTTCGATCGGAACCTCGGACCCGGTACATCGCTGAAACTGGACCGCGGCCTGAACCGGCTGTGGACGCAAGGCGGCTTGATGTATGCGCCGCCTTTCCGCTAA